One Diceros bicornis minor isolate mBicDic1 chromosome 26, mDicBic1.mat.cur, whole genome shotgun sequence DNA segment encodes these proteins:
- the RPS15A gene encoding small ribosomal subunit protein uS8 — MVRMNVLADALKSINNAEKRGKRQVLIRPCSKVIVRFLTVMMKHGYIGEFEIIDDHRAGKIVVNLTGRLNKCGVISPRFDVQLKDLEKWQNNLLPSRQFGFIVLTTSAGIMDHEEARRKHTGGKILGFFF; from the exons ATGGTGCGCATGAACGTCCTGGCCGATGCTCTCAAGAGCATCAACAACGCCGAGAAGAGAGGCAAACGCCAGGTTCTCATTAGGCCGTGCTCCAAAGTCATCGTCCGGTTTCTAACTGTGATGATGAAGCATG GTTACATTGGCGAATTTGAAATCATTGATGACCACAGAGCTGGGAAGATTGTTGTGAACCTCACGGGCAGGTTAAACAAG TGTGGAGTGATCAGCCCCAGATTTGATGTGCAACTGAAAGATctagaaaaatggcaaaataacTTGCTCCCATCCCGTCAGTTTGG TTTCATTGTACTGACAACCTCAGCTGGCATCATGGACCATGAAGAAGCAAGACGAAAACACACAGGAGGGAAAATCCTGGGATTCTTTTTCTAG